One genomic region from Yersinia canariae encodes:
- the zapG gene encoding Z-ring associated protein ZapG produces MTWEYALIGLVVGIVIGAVAMRFGNRKLRQQQVLQNELEKSKTDLEEYRQELVGHFARSAELLDNMARDYRQLYQHMAKSSNNLLPDLPLQDNPFRYRLTESEADNDQAPVKMPPRDYSEGASGLLRPEHQTRD; encoded by the coding sequence ATGACCTGGGAGTATGCGCTTATTGGGTTGGTTGTTGGTATTGTAATTGGCGCGGTGGCTATGCGCTTTGGCAACCGTAAATTGCGTCAGCAGCAAGTGCTGCAAAATGAGCTGGAGAAGAGCAAAACAGACCTGGAAGAATACCGTCAGGAACTGGTTGGGCATTTTGCCCGCAGTGCCGAATTGCTGGATAACATGGCTCGCGACTATCGCCAGCTTTATCAGCATATGGCGAAAAGCTCCAATAACTTATTACCGGACTTGCCGTTGCAAGATAACCCGTTCCGCTATCGTCTGACAGAATCGGAAGCCGATAATGACCAGGCACCGGTCAAAATGCCACCTCGTGATTACTCCGAAGGGGCATCCGGTTTACTGCGTCCGGAACATCAGACCCGAGACTAA
- the mlaC gene encoding phospholipid-binding protein MlaC: protein MFKRLLMVALLVVAPLANAVDQTNPYRLMDEAAQRTFTRLKTEQAKIKQNPDYLRTIVREELLPFVQIKYAGALVLGSYYKAATPAQREAYFNAFSQYLEQAYGQALALYHGQTYDVAPDQPLGDANIVAIRVTILDPNGRPPVRLDFQWRKNSQTGNWQAYDMIAEGVSMISTKQNEWASILRQKGVDGLTQQLLIAAKQPITLDKQ from the coding sequence ATGTTTAAACGTTTACTTATGGTCGCGTTGTTGGTGGTGGCACCACTGGCGAATGCTGTCGATCAAACCAACCCATACCGTCTGATGGATGAAGCGGCGCAAAGAACATTCACGCGCCTAAAAACCGAACAAGCCAAAATTAAGCAGAACCCGGATTATTTGCGCACTATCGTGCGTGAAGAGTTATTGCCATTTGTTCAGATTAAATACGCGGGTGCCTTGGTGCTGGGGAGTTATTACAAAGCCGCAACGCCTGCGCAGCGTGAGGCATATTTCAATGCTTTCAGCCAATATCTGGAACAGGCATATGGTCAGGCGCTGGCGTTGTATCATGGCCAAACTTACGACGTGGCTCCAGACCAGCCATTGGGTGATGCCAATATTGTCGCCATTCGTGTGACTATCCTTGACCCTAATGGTCGTCCACCGGTACGTTTAGATTTCCAGTGGCGCAAAAACAGCCAAACAGGTAACTGGCAAGCGTATGACATGATAGCCGAAGGCGTTAGCATGATCAGCACCAAGCAAAATGAGTGGGCTTCCATCTTGCGTCAGAAAGGTGTTGATGGCCTGACCCAACAGTTGCTGATTGCAGCAAAACAGCCGATAACCTTAGATAAGCAGTGA
- a CDS encoding glutamate synthase small subunit: MSQNVYQFIDLQRVDPPKKPLKIRKIEFVEIYEPFSETQAKAQADRCLSCGNPYCEWKCPVHNYIPNWLKLANEGRIMEAADLAHQTNSLPEVCGRVCPQDRLCEGSCTLNDEFGAVTIGNIERYISDKAIEMGWKPDMSHVYPTGKRVAVIGAGPAGLACADVLARNGVQAVVFDRHPEIGGLLTFGIPAFKLEKEVMIKRRKIFSEMGIEFQLNTEVGKDITMDTLLKEYDAVFLGVGTYQSMRGGLENEDASGVYDALPFLIANTKQLMGYEAAPHEPYINMQGKRVVVLGGGDTAMDCVRSSIRQGATDVVCAYRRDEANMPGSKREVKNAREEGVEFKFNLQPLSIEVNSNGKVCGVKMVRTQLGAPDAQGRSVAEQIPGSEHILPADAVVMAFGFRPHSMEWLAAHDVALDKQGRVVAPERTDNAFQTSNPKIFAGGDIVRGSDLVVTAIAEGRKAAEGIMSYLEV, encoded by the coding sequence ATGAGTCAGAATGTTTATCAGTTTATCGACTTACAGCGCGTAGATCCGCCGAAAAAGCCGCTGAAAATCCGTAAAATTGAATTTGTTGAGATTTACGAGCCATTCTCGGAAACACAGGCGAAAGCACAGGCAGACCGCTGTTTGTCGTGCGGTAACCCCTATTGCGAATGGAAATGCCCGGTTCATAACTACATCCCTAACTGGCTGAAACTGGCCAACGAAGGGCGGATTATGGAAGCGGCGGACTTGGCTCACCAGACCAATAGCTTGCCGGAAGTCTGTGGCCGTGTGTGTCCACAAGACCGCTTGTGTGAAGGGTCTTGTACTCTGAATGACGAATTCGGTGCGGTCACCATCGGCAATATCGAGCGCTATATCAGTGATAAAGCCATTGAAATGGGCTGGAAACCTGATATGTCCCATGTTTACCCAACCGGTAAACGTGTTGCGGTCATTGGTGCTGGCCCTGCAGGGCTGGCCTGTGCTGATGTTTTAGCGCGTAATGGTGTTCAGGCGGTGGTGTTTGACCGTCATCCAGAGATTGGCGGTCTGCTGACCTTTGGTATTCCGGCCTTTAAGCTGGAAAAAGAAGTGATGATTAAGCGCCGCAAAATCTTCTCCGAGATGGGGATTGAATTCCAACTGAATACTGAAGTTGGCAAAGACATCACCATGGATACGCTGCTGAAAGAGTATGACGCGGTGTTCCTCGGTGTGGGGACTTACCAATCAATGCGCGGTGGCCTAGAAAACGAAGATGCATCTGGTGTGTATGATGCGCTGCCATTCCTGATTGCCAACACCAAACAGTTGATGGGCTATGAGGCCGCGCCTCACGAACCTTATATCAACATGCAAGGTAAACGCGTGGTGGTGCTGGGTGGCGGTGATACTGCAATGGACTGCGTGCGTTCATCCATTCGCCAAGGGGCTACCGACGTGGTTTGTGCCTATCGCCGCGATGAAGCCAACATGCCGGGTTCCAAGCGGGAAGTGAAAAATGCCCGCGAGGAAGGGGTAGAATTTAAATTTAACCTGCAACCATTGAGCATTGAAGTAAACAGCAATGGCAAAGTTTGTGGTGTGAAGATGGTTCGAACCCAACTGGGCGCGCCTGATGCACAAGGCCGTAGTGTGGCTGAGCAGATCCCTGGTTCAGAGCATATTCTGCCCGCAGATGCCGTGGTGATGGCGTTTGGCTTCCGCCCACACAGCATGGAATGGTTGGCCGCTCACGATGTAGCATTAGATAAACAGGGCCGTGTCGTGGCTCCGGAGCGCACTGATAATGCTTTCCAGACCAGTAATCCAAAAATCTTTGCGGGCGGCGATATTGTTCGCGGCTCTGATTTGGTGGTTACAGCCATTGCTGAAGGCCGCAAAGCCGCAGAAGGCATCATGAGTTATCTGGAAGTCTGA
- the degS gene encoding outer membrane-stress sensor serine endopeptidase DegS, whose product MFLKLLRSIILGLIVAGILLVAIPMLRSPGHFFSSNGNSVDEEAPASYNQAVRRAAPAVVNVYNRSLSPTQEGLAIRTLGSGVIMSDKGYILTNKHVINNAEQIIVALQNGRISEALLVGSDNLTDLAVLKIDAVNLPVIPININRTPHIGDVVLAIGNPYNLGQTVTQGIISATGRIGLSDSGRQNFLQTDASINQGNSGGALVNTLGELMGINTLSFDKSSNGETPEGIGFAIPTALATKVMEKLIRDGRVIRGYIGITGEEYPPFNASGNSGDRIHGIKVNKISPNGPAANANLQVGDIILSVNNKPATSVIETMDQVAEIRPGTTIPVLLLRNGQQITAQITITELDQNEVLGQQQPAS is encoded by the coding sequence ATGTTTCTTAAGCTATTGCGTTCTATTATTTTGGGGCTAATTGTTGCCGGTATCTTACTGGTTGCAATCCCTATGCTCCGTAGCCCCGGCCATTTCTTTTCCAGCAATGGTAATAGCGTAGATGAAGAGGCTCCCGCCAGTTATAACCAGGCGGTGCGCAGAGCGGCCCCTGCCGTTGTTAATGTTTATAACCGTAGCCTAAGCCCGACTCAGGAAGGGTTAGCCATTCGCACTTTGGGTTCTGGCGTAATCATGAGTGATAAGGGTTATATCCTCACCAATAAACACGTTATCAATAATGCTGAACAAATCATTGTCGCATTACAAAACGGTCGTATATCAGAAGCATTGCTAGTCGGTTCAGATAATCTGACTGATTTAGCTGTTTTGAAAATCGATGCGGTAAACCTGCCGGTCATTCCCATTAATATTAATCGCACGCCACATATTGGTGACGTCGTGCTCGCGATTGGTAACCCCTATAATCTCGGTCAAACCGTCACGCAAGGGATTATCAGCGCCACAGGACGCATTGGTTTAAGTGATTCCGGGCGACAAAACTTTCTCCAGACAGATGCTTCAATCAACCAAGGGAACTCCGGCGGTGCGCTGGTCAATACGCTGGGTGAATTGATGGGGATTAACACGCTGTCCTTTGATAAAAGCAGTAATGGTGAAACGCCAGAAGGTATCGGTTTTGCCATTCCGACAGCGCTCGCAACCAAAGTGATGGAAAAGCTGATTCGTGATGGCCGAGTTATTCGTGGCTATATTGGAATTACCGGCGAAGAATATCCGCCATTCAATGCCAGCGGTAATAGCGGCGATCGAATCCACGGCATTAAAGTGAACAAGATATCGCCAAATGGCCCGGCTGCGAATGCTAACTTACAAGTGGGCGATATCATTCTTAGCGTTAATAATAAGCCTGCAACATCTGTGATTGAAACTATGGATCAGGTAGCTGAAATTCGCCCTGGCACCACAATTCCGGTTTTATTATTACGTAATGGCCAGCAAATTACGGCACAAATCACCATCACAGAATTGGATCAAAACGAAGTCCTTGGCCAACAACAGCCAGCATCATAA
- the mlaB gene encoding lipid asymmetry maintenance protein MlaB has product MADELNWQSQQETLVLQGELDRETLLPLWQLRETLLADKTRIDVSQLKRVDSSGLALLVHFRELRSKQGVSLAITGVSDRLSTLIELYNLRDVIPVEVVSA; this is encoded by the coding sequence ATGGCAGATGAATTGAATTGGCAGTCACAGCAGGAAACGCTGGTACTGCAAGGTGAATTGGATCGTGAAACGCTGTTACCGCTGTGGCAATTGCGTGAGACATTGTTGGCGGATAAGACACGTATTGATGTCAGCCAATTAAAGCGGGTTGATTCATCTGGCCTGGCACTGCTTGTTCACTTTCGTGAACTGCGCAGCAAACAGGGTGTCTCATTAGCCATTACCGGTGTCAGCGATCGGCTGTCTACCTTGATTGAACTGTACAATCTGCGAGACGTCATCCCGGTAGAAGTCGTCAGCGCATAG
- the murA gene encoding UDP-N-acetylglucosamine 1-carboxyvinyltransferase, protein MDKFRVQGRTRLSGEVTISGAKNAALPILFAALLAEEPVELQNVPKLKDIDTTIKLLSQLGTKIERDASGSVFVDASGVNEFCAPYDLVKTMRASIWALGPLVARFGKGQVSLPGGCAIGARPVDLHITGLEQLGAEIKLEEGYVKASVNGRLKAAHIVMDKVSVGATVTIMSAATLAEGTTVIENAAREPEIVDTANFLNTLGAKITGAGTDRITIEGVARLGGGVYRVLPDRIETGTFLVAAAISGGKVVCRQTRPDTLDAVLAKLREAGADIEVGDDWISLDMHGKRPKAITLRTAPHPGFPTDMQAQFSLLNLVAEGTGVITETIFENRFMHVPELIRMGAHAEIESNTVICYGVEQLSGAQVMATDLRASASLVLAGCIADGVTIVDRIYHIDRGYEGIEDKLRALGAKIERVKGE, encoded by the coding sequence ATGGATAAGTTTCGTGTGCAGGGGCGGACTCGCCTAAGCGGTGAGGTCACCATTTCCGGAGCGAAAAACGCAGCATTACCAATATTATTTGCTGCGTTATTGGCTGAAGAACCGGTAGAGTTGCAAAATGTCCCAAAGCTAAAAGACATTGATACCACCATTAAGTTGCTGAGCCAATTAGGCACCAAAATTGAACGCGATGCTTCCGGCTCTGTTTTTGTTGATGCCAGCGGTGTAAACGAGTTCTGTGCGCCTTACGATTTAGTTAAGACCATGCGCGCCTCAATTTGGGCATTGGGGCCACTGGTTGCCCGCTTTGGTAAAGGACAGGTCTCTCTACCGGGCGGTTGTGCTATTGGCGCGCGTCCGGTTGATTTGCATATCACCGGTTTGGAACAACTGGGCGCTGAAATCAAGCTGGAAGAAGGCTACGTCAAAGCTTCTGTCAATGGTCGTCTGAAAGCCGCGCATATCGTAATGGATAAAGTCAGCGTGGGCGCGACTGTGACCATTATGAGTGCAGCCACATTGGCCGAAGGCACCACGGTTATTGAAAACGCCGCTCGCGAGCCAGAAATTGTTGATACGGCGAATTTCCTGAATACGCTGGGAGCAAAAATCACCGGCGCGGGTACTGACCGCATTACTATTGAGGGTGTGGCGCGCTTGGGAGGCGGTGTTTATCGCGTTCTGCCCGACCGCATTGAAACCGGTACTTTCCTGGTGGCTGCGGCGATTTCTGGCGGTAAAGTGGTTTGTCGTCAGACTCGCCCTGATACGCTGGATGCGGTGTTGGCCAAGCTGCGTGAAGCCGGTGCTGATATTGAAGTTGGCGACGACTGGATAAGCCTTGATATGCACGGTAAACGCCCTAAAGCCATTACCCTGCGGACCGCGCCACACCCCGGCTTCCCAACGGATATGCAGGCTCAGTTCAGCTTACTGAACCTCGTCGCGGAAGGGACCGGTGTTATCACCGAAACGATTTTTGAAAACCGTTTTATGCATGTGCCAGAGCTGATTCGTATGGGCGCACATGCAGAAATCGAGAGTAATACGGTGATTTGCTATGGCGTTGAGCAACTGTCTGGTGCTCAGGTAATGGCAACTGATCTGCGTGCTTCTGCCAGTTTGGTATTAGCGGGCTGTATTGCTGATGGCGTGACTATTGTTGACCGCATTTATCATATCGATCGCGGTTATGAAGGTATCGAAGATAAATTGCGTGCTTTGGGTGCTAAAATCGAGCGCGTAAAAGGCGAATAA
- the sspA gene encoding stringent starvation protein SspA, protein MAVAANKRSVMTLFSGPTDIFSHQVRIVLAEKGVSVEIEQVEADNLPQDLIDLNPYRTVPTLVDRELTLYESRIIMEYLDERFPHPPLMPVYPVARGSSRLMMHRIEHDWYSLLHKIEQGNAQEAEAARKQLREELLSIAPVFNEAPYFMSEEFSLVDCYLAPLLWRLPVLGIEFTGAGSKELKGYMTRVFERDAFLASLTEAEREMRLQTRG, encoded by the coding sequence ATGGCTGTCGCTGCCAACAAACGTTCGGTAATGACGCTGTTTTCCGGCCCGACCGACATTTTTAGCCATCAAGTACGTATCGTACTGGCGGAGAAAGGTGTCAGTGTTGAGATTGAGCAGGTTGAAGCTGATAACCTGCCGCAGGACCTGATTGACCTCAATCCTTACCGTACAGTGCCGACTTTGGTTGACCGCGAGCTGACTCTGTATGAATCCCGCATCATCATGGAGTATCTGGATGAGCGTTTCCCTCACCCACCATTGATGCCGGTATACCCTGTTGCTCGTGGTAGCAGCCGTTTGATGATGCACCGTATTGAGCATGACTGGTATTCCCTGCTGCACAAAATCGAACAAGGCAATGCCCAAGAAGCTGAAGCAGCACGTAAGCAGTTACGCGAAGAACTGCTGTCTATCGCTCCGGTGTTTAATGAAGCTCCTTACTTTATGAGTGAAGAGTTCAGCCTGGTCGATTGCTACCTGGCTCCGCTGCTGTGGCGTTTGCCAGTATTAGGCATTGAATTCACTGGCGCGGGTTCTAAAGAGCTGAAAGGCTATATGACACGTGTGTTTGAGCGTGATGCATTCCTGGCTTCTCTGACTGAAGCTGAACGTGAAATGCGCCTGCAAACCCGGGGTTAA
- the zapE gene encoding cell division protein ZapE: MQPSSPIALYQQALDVGDYQPDDVQRRTVARLDTIYQELNQRQNSPAASAGIRGHLGRLLGRSAPRTPIRPVQGLYMWGGVGRGKTWLMDMFFHSLPGERKLRLHFHRFMLRVHQELTTLQGHENPLEIIADGFKAQTDVLCFDEFFVSDITDAMLLATLLEALFARGITLVATSNIPPDDLYRNGLQRARFLPAIELIKQYCDVMNVDAGIDYRLRTLTQANLYLTPLNPQTEQAMADIFIKLAGKEGERAPVLEVNHRPLPAICSAQGVLAVDFHTLCEEARSQLDYIALSKLYHTVLLHNVHKMATQDENTARRFLALVDEFYERRVKLIIAAEASMFEIYCGERLKFEYQRCLSRLQEMQSEEYLSLPHLP; this comes from the coding sequence ATGCAACCGAGTTCACCTATAGCACTTTACCAGCAGGCACTTGATGTCGGCGACTACCAACCTGATGATGTACAGCGGCGCACCGTCGCCCGGCTGGACACCATTTATCAGGAACTGAATCAACGCCAGAACTCCCCTGCGGCGAGTGCCGGTATTCGAGGGCATTTGGGCCGTTTATTGGGACGAAGTGCCCCACGCACGCCAATTCGCCCGGTTCAGGGCCTATATATGTGGGGCGGTGTGGGGCGGGGTAAAACCTGGTTGATGGATATGTTTTTCCACAGTTTGCCGGGCGAACGTAAGCTCCGGCTGCATTTTCACCGTTTTATGTTGCGGGTGCATCAGGAGCTAACAACGCTGCAAGGTCATGAAAATCCATTAGAAATCATTGCTGATGGCTTTAAGGCGCAGACCGATGTGCTGTGTTTTGATGAATTCTTTGTTTCAGATATTACTGATGCCATGTTGTTGGCGACATTACTCGAAGCACTGTTTGCCCGTGGCATCACTTTGGTTGCGACGTCAAATATTCCACCGGATGACTTGTATCGTAATGGTTTACAGCGCGCCCGCTTCTTGCCGGCCATTGAACTCATTAAGCAATATTGCGACGTGATGAATGTCGATGCCGGTATTGACTATCGTCTGCGCACTTTGACTCAAGCAAACCTCTATCTGACCCCACTAAACCCGCAAACTGAGCAGGCAATGGCAGATATTTTCATTAAGCTGGCGGGCAAAGAAGGTGAAAGGGCACCGGTACTGGAAGTTAATCATCGGCCTTTGCCAGCCATTTGCTCGGCGCAAGGCGTGCTGGCGGTCGATTTCCATACATTATGTGAAGAGGCTCGCAGCCAACTTGATTACATCGCGCTGTCTAAGCTTTATCACACCGTATTACTGCACAATGTCCACAAGATGGCGACGCAAGATGAGAATACCGCCCGGCGTTTTCTGGCATTAGTCGATGAGTTTTATGAGCGGCGAGTGAAATTGATCATTGCAGCGGAAGCATCAATGTTCGAGATTTATTGCGGCGAGCGGCTTAAATTTGAATATCAGCGATGTTTATCGCGATTACAAGAGATGCAAAGTGAAGAATATCTCTCTTTACCGCACTTGCCGTAA
- the rpsI gene encoding 30S ribosomal protein S9 has translation MAENQYYGTGRRKSSAARVFLKPGSGKIVINQRSLEVYFGRETARMVVNQPLELVDMVTKFDMYITVKGGGISGQAGAIRHGITRALMEYDESLRGELRKAGFVTRDAREVERKKVGLRKARRRPQFSKR, from the coding sequence ATGGCTGAAAATCAATACTACGGCACTGGTCGCCGCAAAAGTTCTGCTGCACGCGTTTTTCTTAAGCCGGGTAGCGGTAAAATCGTTATTAACCAACGTAGCCTTGAAGTTTACTTCGGTCGTGAAACTGCCCGCATGGTAGTGAATCAACCGCTGGAACTGGTAGACATGGTTACCAAGTTTGACATGTACATCACTGTTAAAGGTGGTGGTATTTCAGGTCAGGCTGGCGCTATCCGTCACGGTATCACCCGTGCACTGATGGAATATGACGAGTCTCTGCGTGGTGAACTGCGTAAAGCTGGCTTCGTAACGCGTGATGCGCGTGAAGTTGAGCGTAAGAAAGTGGGTCTGCGTAAAGCACGTCGTCGTCCACAGTTCTCCAAACGTTAA
- the rplM gene encoding 50S ribosomal protein L13 yields the protein MKTFTAKPETVKRDWYVVDANGKTLGRLATELASRLRGKHKAEYTPHVDTGDYIIVLNAEKVAVTGNKRTDKIYYRHTGHIGGIKQATFEEMIARSPERVIEIAVKGMLPKGPLGRAMYRKLKVYAGTEHNHAAQQPQVLDI from the coding sequence ATGAAAACTTTCACAGCTAAACCAGAAACTGTAAAACGCGACTGGTATGTTGTTGACGCGAATGGTAAGACCTTGGGTCGCCTCGCTACTGAACTGGCTAGTCGCCTACGCGGCAAGCATAAAGCGGAATACACCCCGCACGTTGATACTGGTGATTACATCATCGTTCTGAACGCAGAAAAAGTTGCTGTAACCGGCAACAAGCGTACAGACAAGATTTATTACCGTCACACCGGTCACATCGGTGGTATCAAACAAGCGACCTTTGAAGAGATGATTGCCCGCAGTCCTGAGCGTGTGATTGAAATCGCGGTTAAAGGCATGCTGCCGAAGGGTCCGCTGGGCCGTGCAATGTATCGTAAACTTAAAGTTTATGCAGGTACTGAGCACAATCATGCGGCACAGCAACCGCAAGTTCTGGACATTTAA
- the degQ gene encoding serine endoprotease DegQ: MKKKSLFLSALAMSVGLGLASVPMVNAAALPAAVAGQAVPSLAPMLEKVLPAVVSVHVSGTQVQQQRLPEEFKFFFGPNAPTGKESNRPFEGLGSGVIINAEKGYVLTNNHVINNADKIRVQLNDGREYDAKLLGRDEQTDIALLQLTDAKNLTAIKIADSDNLRVGDFAVAVGNPFGLGQTATSGIISALGRSGLNLEGLENFIQTDASINRGNSGGALVNLNGELIGINTAILAPGGGNIGIGFAIPSNMAQNLSQQLIEFGEVKRGLLGIRGSEMTADMAKAFNIDAQRGAFVSEVLPKSAASKAGIKAGDVLVSVEGKPISSFAELRAKVGTTGPGKAIKVGLLRDGKPLEVTVTLENSSPTSTSADTLSPSLQGASLSNGEIKGGSKGVKVENVTKGSPAAQSGLQKDDVIIAVNRVRVKDIAELRKAIEAKPAVIALNIVRGEENIYLLIR; this comes from the coding sequence ATGAAGAAAAAATCATTATTTCTTAGTGCGCTGGCAATGAGTGTCGGCTTAGGTCTCGCATCTGTTCCTATGGTGAACGCAGCGGCACTTCCTGCGGCAGTAGCGGGCCAAGCAGTCCCAAGTCTGGCGCCAATGCTGGAGAAAGTGTTACCCGCCGTTGTCAGTGTTCATGTCTCAGGCACTCAAGTACAGCAACAGCGTTTGCCAGAAGAGTTCAAATTCTTCTTCGGCCCAAATGCGCCAACAGGTAAAGAGAGCAATCGCCCCTTTGAAGGTTTGGGGTCTGGCGTCATTATTAATGCGGAAAAAGGTTATGTACTGACCAATAACCACGTTATCAATAACGCGGATAAAATCCGTGTTCAGCTCAATGATGGCCGTGAATATGATGCCAAACTGCTGGGGCGCGATGAGCAAACTGATATCGCGTTGTTACAGCTAACGGATGCCAAAAACCTGACAGCTATTAAAATAGCTGACTCCGATAATCTGCGTGTCGGTGATTTTGCCGTCGCCGTGGGGAACCCATTTGGTCTGGGGCAAACTGCAACATCCGGTATTATTTCTGCACTGGGCCGCAGTGGCTTGAATCTGGAAGGGTTAGAAAACTTTATTCAGACTGATGCTTCTATCAACCGCGGCAACTCAGGAGGGGCGCTGGTTAACCTGAACGGCGAATTGATTGGGATTAACACCGCCATTTTAGCGCCGGGTGGCGGTAATATCGGCATCGGTTTCGCCATTCCAAGCAACATGGCGCAAAACCTCAGCCAGCAGTTAATTGAGTTTGGCGAAGTGAAACGCGGCCTGCTTGGTATTCGTGGTAGTGAAATGACCGCTGACATGGCGAAAGCCTTTAATATTGATGCTCAGCGCGGGGCTTTTGTCAGTGAAGTGTTGCCAAAATCAGCGGCATCTAAAGCCGGTATCAAAGCGGGTGACGTATTAGTTTCCGTGGAAGGTAAACCTATCAGCAGCTTTGCGGAGTTACGCGCCAAAGTGGGCACTACCGGCCCGGGTAAAGCTATTAAAGTCGGTTTGTTACGTGATGGCAAACCGCTTGAAGTGACGGTAACACTGGAGAACAGCAGCCCAACATCCACCAGTGCAGATACCCTATCACCTTCATTACAGGGTGCATCCCTGAGCAATGGTGAAATCAAAGGTGGCAGCAAGGGCGTCAAAGTAGAAAACGTGACCAAAGGCTCACCGGCAGCACAGTCGGGCTTGCAAAAAGACGATGTAATTATTGCCGTAAACCGTGTGCGAGTGAAAGATATCGCCGAGTTACGCAAAGCTATTGAAGCTAAACCTGCGGTTATTGCACTGAACATTGTGCGTGGTGAAGAGAATATTTATCTGTTAATCCGCTAA
- the sspB gene encoding ClpXP protease specificity-enhancing factor, which produces MATSDMSPRRPYLLRAFYEWLIDNQLTPHLVVDVTRPGVSVPMEFARDGQIVLNVAPRAVGNLELGNEGVSFNARFGGVPRQVTVPMGAVMAIYARENGSGTMFEPEEAYDSDADGHFVGMEEEDNETAPTESLMLVTDDTQAPQGDDGNSQDDEPPQPPRSGGRPALRVVK; this is translated from the coding sequence ATGGCGACGTCTGATATGTCTCCGCGCCGTCCTTACCTGTTGCGCGCATTCTATGAGTGGCTGATTGATAATCAGCTGACGCCACATCTGGTCGTAGATGTGACTCGGCCGGGTGTTTCGGTGCCGATGGAGTTTGCCCGTGATGGGCAAATTGTATTGAATGTGGCACCGCGTGCGGTGGGTAATCTGGAATTGGGTAATGAGGGGGTGAGCTTCAATGCCCGTTTTGGTGGTGTTCCCCGTCAAGTGACTGTCCCTATGGGGGCGGTGATGGCAATCTATGCGCGTGAAAATGGTTCAGGCACCATGTTTGAACCTGAAGAAGCTTACGATTCTGATGCTGATGGTCATTTTGTCGGCATGGAAGAGGAAGATAACGAAACTGCGCCGACAGAAAGCTTGATGCTGGTAACGGATGATACTCAGGCCCCACAGGGCGATGATGGTAACTCACAAGATGATGAGCCGCCGCAACCGCCACGCAGTGGTGGTCGTCCAGCATTGCGAGTTGTTAAGTAG
- the ibaG gene encoding BolA family iron metabolism protein IbaG — protein sequence MDTSEIKDVLMRALALQEAHVTGDGSHFQVIAVGELFADMSRVKKQQAVYAPLMEYIADNRIHALSIKAYTPQEWQRDRKLNGF from the coding sequence ATGGATACTTCCGAAATTAAAGACGTGCTGATGCGAGCATTGGCATTACAAGAAGCGCATGTTACCGGTGATGGCAGCCACTTTCAGGTGATTGCTGTGGGTGAGTTATTTGCTGATATGAGCCGGGTGAAAAAACAGCAAGCTGTATATGCGCCTTTGATGGAATATATTGCTGATAACCGTATTCATGCCTTATCTATTAAGGCCTATACGCCACAAGAGTGGCAGCGGGATCGCAAACTAAACGGCTTTTAA